The Antarcticibacterium sp. 1MA-6-2 genome has a window encoding:
- a CDS encoding CRTAC1 family protein, translating to MKYVTGILCFLFLSLVSCDDEPTMPEIIRKTTEEQFDIPENIYASTLRIAYFDSLSKVAPSNEKERFNLKKADALLYAGKTKEAIVILERLWEESNNGRLRYKLESFEEEKIGPLLALAYMRLGEQQNCIHHHNASASCIIPIDSEGFHQAPEGSGKAIKLFEQFLKQDLHDDNSRWLLNIAYMTLGEYPEGVPENYLIPESVFESEYPLKKFKDIAPKLGLNVNDLSGGSIVEDFNNDNLLDVLVSSWFLSGELRFFINDGQGGFIEKTGSAGLEEVAGGLNMVQADYNNDGFLDVFILRGAWMGTLGKHPNSLLKNNGDNTFTDVTIEAGLLSFHPTQTATWADFDNDGWVDLFIGNESEEGNIHPSEFYRNNGNGTFSNLTAQAKLTVSNENEFFYVKGVTSGDYNNDGWMDIYVSTLHPTSKNLLFINKGIYETGKLSFEEAGAVFGLGEKISSFPTWSFDYNNDGWTDIFVVSYKRSNIYTIVPDIVKEYLGQPNKAETMRLYQNNKGTFKDVSAEVGLNKIGYAMGANYGDLDNDGYPDIYLSTGEVSFESIIPNRVFRNDSGDKFQDVTTAGGFGHIQKGHAVSFSDIDNDGDQDIHVVMGGAYEGDIFFNSLYLNPYQDENNWISLKLVGTQANRAAIGSKIEVTVMEEGLKRSIFHTISSGGSFGSSTLRAQIGLGKASKISEIKILWAGSNNLQVFTNLELNTFYKIKEGKAEAEELELQPILL from the coding sequence ATGAAATACGTAACAGGGATTTTATGTTTTTTATTTTTAAGCCTTGTCTCCTGTGACGACGAGCCCACAATGCCTGAAATAATTAGAAAAACCACTGAGGAACAATTTGATATTCCTGAAAATATTTATGCATCTACCCTGCGAATTGCCTATTTTGATAGTTTATCTAAAGTAGCTCCTTCCAATGAGAAAGAACGCTTCAATCTCAAAAAAGCAGATGCACTACTTTACGCGGGCAAAACTAAAGAAGCTATTGTTATACTCGAAAGACTGTGGGAAGAAAGTAACAACGGCAGATTACGTTATAAGCTGGAATCCTTTGAGGAAGAAAAGATTGGACCCTTACTGGCACTTGCCTATATGCGTTTGGGAGAGCAACAAAACTGTATACATCACCACAATGCTTCCGCCTCCTGTATTATACCTATAGATTCCGAAGGCTTTCACCAGGCTCCGGAAGGTTCAGGAAAAGCAATAAAGCTATTTGAGCAATTCTTAAAACAGGATCTACACGATGATAACAGTCGCTGGCTTTTAAATATCGCTTATATGACTTTAGGGGAGTATCCCGAAGGTGTCCCGGAAAACTATCTAATTCCCGAAAGTGTTTTTGAATCGGAATACCCGTTAAAGAAGTTTAAAGATATTGCTCCCAAATTAGGATTAAATGTAAATGATCTTTCGGGAGGGAGTATAGTTGAAGATTTTAATAATGACAATCTTTTAGACGTGCTGGTATCCAGTTGGTTTCTATCTGGAGAACTCAGATTTTTTATTAATGATGGACAGGGAGGTTTTATAGAAAAAACAGGATCAGCAGGCCTGGAAGAAGTTGCAGGTGGTTTAAATATGGTGCAGGCAGACTATAATAATGATGGATTTCTGGATGTTTTTATCTTACGGGGTGCATGGATGGGAACTCTTGGAAAACATCCTAATTCCCTGCTAAAAAATAATGGAGACAACACTTTTACCGATGTTACTATAGAAGCAGGATTGCTGTCTTTTCACCCAACTCAAACCGCAACCTGGGCAGACTTTGACAATGATGGATGGGTTGATTTATTTATAGGAAATGAATCTGAAGAAGGAAATATTCACCCTTCTGAATTTTATAGGAATAACGGAAATGGCACGTTTTCTAACTTAACTGCCCAGGCAAAGCTCACTGTGAGTAATGAAAATGAATTTTTCTATGTTAAGGGAGTAACCAGTGGAGACTATAACAATGACGGATGGATGGATATTTATGTCTCTACACTTCACCCCACGAGCAAAAATTTACTTTTTATAAATAAAGGCATTTATGAAACCGGAAAATTAAGCTTCGAAGAAGCAGGTGCTGTTTTTGGTTTAGGTGAAAAAATCTCAAGTTTCCCCACCTGGTCTTTTGACTATAATAATGATGGATGGACGGATATTTTTGTGGTAAGCTATAAAAGAAGTAACATTTACACCATAGTTCCCGATATTGTGAAAGAATACTTAGGACAACCGAATAAGGCAGAGACTATGCGTCTTTATCAAAATAATAAAGGCACTTTTAAAGATGTTTCTGCTGAAGTTGGATTGAATAAAATAGGCTACGCCATGGGAGCTAATTATGGGGATCTGGACAATGATGGGTATCCCGATATTTACCTGAGTACAGGAGAGGTAAGTTTTGAATCCATAATTCCCAACAGGGTATTTCGAAACGATTCGGGAGATAAGTTTCAGGATGTGACCACCGCGGGAGGGTTTGGACATATACAAAAAGGACATGCGGTATCATTTTCTGATATTGATAATGATGGAGACCAGGATATCCATGTAGTTATGGGAGGAGCTTATGAAGGCGATATCTTTTTCAATTCTCTTTACCTTAATCCTTATCAGGATGAGAATAACTGGATAAGCTTAAAACTGGTGGGAACACAGGCAAATAGGGCTGCTATAGGAAGTAAGATCGAAGTGACCGTTATGGAGGAAGGATTAAAACGTTCTATCTTTCATACCATTAGTTCAGGCGGAAGTTTTGGATCTTCCACCCTAAGGGCCCAAATAGGATTAGGTAAGGCATCAAAAATTAGTGAGATAAAAATCTTGTGGGCCGGAAGCAATAACCTACAAGTATTTACAAACCTGGAGTTAAACACCTTCTATAAAATAAAAGAAGGTAAAGCTGAAGCAGAAGAACTTGAGCTGCAACCCATTCTTCTGTAA